One part of the Actinomyces howellii genome encodes these proteins:
- a CDS encoding DUF7926 domain-containing protein — protein sequence MTVNGSQTVSVDLPGTGGISGVVPTTYVPLRLSKMSSVIGPTSSMVWEVNFGTPYITQQLAAAGTPITVDGSIRQTITFTDTLGPGQAFSTDMSRWAIMVRNSAAEPSLTGIRVTNAAGTDLNTTSGDFDMSVSIDGQVATITVTGPFAENTNYKITYPVTFTSQSGTASVGVHYENTAALDGTAATASFERNYVESFKVTVDMAAGYGGFEVLKTLTGSGLDSVPAGTTFDVTVDYTLPAAASVYAAEGWTAPGTLNADGTTGSTTMKVVIGRTSTYPGTFPKGTVVSLCEDTSSASPASAGYSWGTPVFKVGSTATSTLTVGDQTSTAVSLTNTATALGTFEVVKTASGAEGAAAKDYSFSYTCTDGQSGTVSAKGDGVAVPAGASFALGTECTLTEDEASAAIEGYTLSAPAAQTVTISSATTPVTATFTNSYTLIPTPTPTPTPTASESASESASAIPSESASAAPSESASAAPSESASAAPSESASAAPSESASAAPSESASAAPSESASATPTVSATASGSVSAGASESVVPSAGASSPGVVRAPAGGSTSGSAVSGGSSLARTGASVVVPGVLAVVALGGGGVLLRRRRRA from the coding sequence ATGACCGTCAACGGCTCGCAGACGGTCTCGGTGGACCTGCCCGGCACCGGTGGGATCTCGGGAGTGGTCCCCACGACCTACGTCCCGCTGCGCCTGAGCAAGATGTCCTCCGTCATCGGCCCGACCTCGTCGATGGTCTGGGAGGTCAACTTCGGGACCCCCTACATCACCCAGCAGCTCGCCGCGGCGGGCACCCCGATCACGGTCGACGGCTCGATACGCCAGACCATCACCTTCACCGACACCCTCGGTCCGGGCCAGGCCTTCAGCACCGACATGTCGAGGTGGGCGATCATGGTGCGCAACTCCGCCGCCGAGCCGAGCCTGACCGGCATCAGGGTGACGAACGCGGCGGGCACGGACCTCAACACGACCTCCGGCGACTTCGACATGTCGGTGTCGATCGACGGGCAGGTCGCGACGATCACGGTGACCGGCCCCTTCGCCGAGAACACGAACTACAAGATCACCTACCCGGTCACCTTCACCTCCCAGTCCGGAACCGCCTCGGTGGGCGTCCACTACGAGAACACGGCAGCCCTGGACGGCACGGCGGCCACTGCGTCCTTCGAGCGCAACTACGTGGAGTCCTTCAAGGTCACGGTGGACATGGCTGCCGGGTACGGAGGCTTTGAGGTCCTCAAGACCCTGACGGGCTCCGGCCTGGACTCCGTGCCGGCGGGCACGACCTTCGACGTCACGGTCGACTACACCCTGCCTGCGGCGGCGAGCGTCTACGCCGCCGAGGGCTGGACGGCCCCGGGCACGCTCAACGCGGACGGGACCACGGGCTCGACGACGATGAAGGTCGTCATCGGTCGGACGAGCACGTACCCGGGCACCTTCCCCAAGGGCACGGTCGTCTCGCTGTGCGAGGACACCTCGAGCGCGTCCCCCGCGTCGGCGGGCTACTCCTGGGGCACCCCGGTGTTCAAGGTCGGATCGACGGCGACCTCCACGCTCACCGTGGGTGACCAGACCTCGACGGCGGTGTCGTTGACGAACACGGCCACCGCCCTGGGTACCTTCGAGGTGGTCAAGACCGCCTCGGGCGCTGAGGGCGCGGCTGCCAAGGACTACTCCTTCTCCTACACGTGCACCGACGGCCAGTCGGGCACCGTGTCGGCCAAGGGTGACGGCGTGGCGGTGCCTGCCGGTGCGTCCTTCGCCCTGGGCACCGAGTGCACGCTCACCGAGGACGAGGCCTCGGCGGCCATCGAGGGCTACACGCTGAGCGCCCCGGCCGCGCAGACCGTGACCATCTCCTCGGCCACCACCCCGGTGACCGCCACCTTCACCAACTCCTACACGCTCATCCCGACTCCGACTCCGACGCCGACGCCGACGGCCTCGGAGTCGGCCTCGGAGTCGGCCTCGGCCATCCCGTCAGAGTCTGCCTCGGCTGCCCCGTCGGAGTCGGCGTCGGCCGCTCCGTCGGAGTCTGCTTCGGCTGCCCCGTCGGAGTCGGCGTCGGCCGCTCCGTCGGAGTCTGCTTCGGCTGCCCCGTCGGAGTCGGCGTCGGCCGCTCCGTCGGAGTCGGCGTCGGCCACTCCGACGGTGTCAGCGACGGCCTCGGGGTCGGTGTCGGCGGGTGCGTCGGAGTCTGTTGTGCCGTCGGCGGGGGCGTCCTCTCCGGGTGTGGTCCGTGCGCCGGCTGGTGGGTCGACGTCTGGGTCCGCGGTGTCGGGCGGGTCGTCGTTGGCGCGGACGGGGGCCTCGGTGGTCGTGCCTGGGGTCCTGGCTGTTGTGGCCCTTGGGGGTGGGGGCGTGTTGCTGCGTCGTCGTCGTCGGGCATGA
- a CDS encoding DUF5979 domain-containing protein yields MPTLVVVLLCLLAASPAHASTGYGSVTVTHVVTGEATDRVTGNPSATVTLSYTLPAEASAYPGWRPPGTLSADGRSGTATMSVSTLRAAVSSEFPSGTRIALDAVTRTTTRVAWGTPVLTTPEGASVSEIIIGDGTSTTLTLTSTALFKRGTFFVRVGAGGAYSALLDAKSYRFTYVCDDPEGTSGEIVATRAQNTASQVWVPLGTVCTVTQDMDAAQVVGYDLDTVHSTPRPAVVEAVISSESSARAALFWNLYVNRPGRFSVSTTTIGADLAADSFTYRYTCLDAIGRTLVSQAEITVPGDGSVVLSPEIEGAATCTITADTDSAAREGYDLDAALSSSTVTIGASDVVPVTATLTYTRIAPDPTAEATTGPSAEPTAGPSAEPSAGPTAEPSAGPSAGPTAEPSAGPSAEPSAGPSAGPSAEPSAGPSAGPSAEPSAGPSADPTAEPSAEPGTEPTAESQAPVAPEAPTPSGAAEHAPATSHGGPQDRGTDGSPAPGGPATLAGAAPSAGGAPASRPAPSVLARTGPQSVGAGLTAAALLIVGSGLARRRRPA; encoded by the coding sequence GTGCCGACCCTTGTCGTCGTCCTCCTGTGCCTGCTCGCAGCGAGCCCCGCGCACGCCAGCACCGGGTACGGCTCCGTGACCGTGACCCACGTCGTCACGGGGGAAGCGACCGACCGTGTGACAGGCAACCCGTCGGCCACGGTGACGCTGTCCTACACCCTCCCCGCCGAGGCGAGCGCCTACCCGGGATGGCGCCCTCCCGGGACGCTGTCCGCCGACGGGCGCAGCGGCACCGCGACGATGAGCGTGTCGACCCTGCGAGCCGCCGTCTCCTCCGAGTTCCCTTCAGGGACGCGGATCGCCCTGGACGCGGTCACGCGGACCACGACCCGGGTGGCCTGGGGGACCCCGGTGCTCACCACTCCCGAGGGAGCGAGCGTCTCGGAGATCATCATCGGCGACGGCACGTCGACCACGCTGACCCTGACGAGCACAGCATTGTTCAAGCGGGGCACCTTCTTCGTGAGGGTCGGGGCCGGAGGCGCCTACAGCGCCCTCCTGGACGCGAAGAGCTACAGGTTCACCTACGTCTGCGACGACCCCGAGGGGACCAGCGGTGAGATCGTCGCGACGCGGGCGCAGAACACCGCCTCGCAGGTGTGGGTGCCCCTGGGCACCGTGTGCACGGTGACCCAGGACATGGACGCGGCCCAGGTCGTCGGCTACGACCTCGACACCGTCCACTCCACTCCGCGTCCCGCGGTCGTCGAGGCCGTCATCAGCTCCGAGAGCTCGGCCAGGGCTGCGCTGTTCTGGAACCTCTACGTCAACCGCCCCGGCCGGTTCTCGGTGTCCACGACGACGATCGGTGCGGACCTTGCCGCTGACTCCTTCACCTACCGGTACACCTGCCTCGATGCGATCGGCAGGACGCTCGTCTCCCAGGCCGAGATCACGGTCCCCGGTGACGGCTCGGTGGTGCTCAGTCCGGAGATCGAGGGGGCGGCGACCTGCACGATCACCGCCGACACCGACTCGGCCGCTCGTGAGGGCTACGACCTCGACGCCGCGCTGTCCTCCTCCACAGTGACCATCGGTGCCAGCGACGTCGTCCCGGTCACGGCGACGCTCACCTACACCCGCATCGCACCGGATCCCACCGCTGAGGCGACCACGGGACCGTCCGCTGAGCCGACCGCAGGGCCGAGCGCTGAGCCGAGCGCGGGACCGACCGCTGAGCCGAGCGCTGGACCGAGCGCAGGGCCGACCGCTGAGCCGAGTGCCGGGCCGAGCGCTGAGCCGAGTGCCGGGCCGAGCGCGGGACCGTCCGCTGAGCCGAGTGCCGGGCCGAGCGCGGGACCGTCCGCTGAGCCGAGTGCCGGGCCGAGCGCGGATCCGACCGCTGAGCCGAGCGCTGAGCCCGGTACCGAACCCACCGCCGAGTCGCAGGCCCCGGTTGCCCCGGAGGCTCCGACCCCGTCCGGGGCGGCGGAGCACGCGCCGGCGACGAGCCACGGTGGGCCGCAGGACCGGGGAACAGACGGGAGCCCCGCACCCGGGGGGCCCGCGACCCTGGCCGGCGCAGCACCGAGCGCAGGCGGGGCTCCAGCGTCACGGCCGGCCCCGTCTGTCCTGGCGCGCACCGGGCCCCAGTCGGTCGGGGCCGGGCTCACGGCAGCGGCCCTGCTCATCGTGGGCTCCGGCCTCGCGCGCCGTCGGCGCCCCGCCTGA
- the mfd gene encoding transcription-repair coupling factor, producing the protein MRLTALLPPLLDDPATSDLVEAAASGARSERSAVVSPGARPAVLAAMTLGPGGVRAAVGLPDGAPAAQDRRGARPSGTPLLVVTATGREAEDLAASLSCYLPAAEIAVFPAWETLPHERLSPRADTVSRRLAVLRRLAHPEDGEAAAGRPADPGRGPVRVLVVPVRALLAPVIQGLGDLEPVRLAPGPSAGLEEIARQLDGAAYTRVDMVESRGQYAVRGGILDVFPPTEPRPVRVDFFGDDIESVSSFAVADQRTIDELEAVTATACREILLSPALRERARALIGSIPGAADMLEKIAEGIPVEGMESLAPVLVPSLVPLLDLVGDRLLVVLEPERVRRRAEDLVATTAEFLAAAWTSAASGGTVPVDLSAAAFAHLAEARALALSTGRGWWSLTSLAASPEVVELALTDPPTYRGQMEQAVTDLGRMAREGWSVVVATDGPGPGRRMAQLLADGGVPARIVTHLDEPADLGWSGPGGGGDGVVRVTQASAGHGFVSQGLHLALIAESDLTGRAAAGPRGDKVLPARRSRKSVDPLSLRAGDLVVHAQHGVGRFVELLRRSVGSSKSEASREYLVIEYAPSRRGQPGDRLLVPTDALDQVSKYVGGDAPALNRMGGADWQRTKSKARTAVREIAGELVRLYAARAATVGHAFGPDTPWQAELEEAFPYTETPDQLATIDDVKADMEKAQPMDRLICGDVGYGKTEIAVRAAFKAVQDGKQVAVLVPTTLLVAQHAETFSERYAGFPVRVAQLSRFQTEAESQEVLRGLADGTIDVVVGTHRLLTGQVRFKDLGLVVIDEEQRFGVEHKETLTALRTDVDVLAMSATPIPRTLEMAVTGLREMSTLATPPEDRHPILTYVGAYETKQVGAAIRRELLRDGQVFYVHNRVEDIDAVAARLTELVPEARVATAHGQMGESRLESVIDAFWRKDIDVLVCTTIVETGLDVTNANTLIVDRADRMGLSQLHQLRGRVGRGRERAYAYFLYPADRPLTETALERLRTIATNTDLGAGMQVAMKDLEIRGAGNLLGGEQSGHIAGVGFDLYVRMVSEAVAAYKKALKVTDGAAVVGQEPEVDEDLRVELPVDATIPEDYVPHERLRLEAYTKFAAARSEAEVEDVLDELVDRYGPVPDPVTRLAALARLRSLAAGLGVREIVAQGKSVRFAPVSLPESGRMRLTRLYPGTVLKPATRTVVVPAPGRARLGGGPVEGTDLLRWAEVFLRAVVGGQTEYETEATTYRRRT; encoded by the coding sequence GTGCGACTGACCGCCCTGCTGCCACCTCTTCTCGATGACCCGGCCACCTCCGACCTCGTCGAGGCCGCGGCCTCGGGCGCGCGCTCGGAGCGCAGCGCCGTCGTGTCCCCGGGGGCCAGGCCGGCCGTCCTGGCCGCCATGACCCTGGGGCCCGGAGGGGTACGCGCCGCCGTCGGCTTACCCGACGGCGCCCCCGCCGCACAGGACCGACGGGGGGCGCGGCCCTCCGGGACGCCCCTGCTCGTGGTCACTGCCACCGGCCGCGAGGCCGAGGACCTCGCCGCCTCCCTGTCCTGCTATCTGCCGGCAGCCGAGATCGCCGTCTTCCCCGCCTGGGAGACCCTGCCGCACGAGCGCCTGTCCCCGCGCGCAGACACCGTCTCCCGCCGCTTGGCGGTCCTGCGGCGCCTCGCCCACCCCGAGGACGGCGAGGCCGCCGCCGGCCGCCCCGCCGACCCGGGTCGAGGGCCGGTGCGCGTCCTCGTCGTCCCCGTGCGCGCCCTTCTGGCTCCGGTCATCCAGGGCCTGGGAGACCTTGAGCCCGTCAGGCTCGCCCCTGGGCCCTCCGCGGGGCTGGAGGAGATCGCACGACAGCTGGACGGCGCCGCCTACACCCGGGTCGACATGGTCGAGAGCCGCGGGCAGTACGCCGTGCGCGGCGGCATCCTCGACGTCTTCCCGCCCACGGAGCCGCGCCCCGTCCGCGTCGACTTCTTCGGCGACGACATCGAGTCCGTGTCCTCCTTTGCCGTGGCCGACCAGCGCACCATCGACGAGCTCGAGGCCGTGACCGCCACCGCCTGCCGGGAGATCCTCCTCAGCCCGGCCCTGCGCGAGCGCGCCCGCGCCCTGATCGGCTCCATCCCGGGGGCCGCGGACATGCTCGAGAAGATCGCCGAGGGGATCCCCGTCGAGGGCATGGAGTCCCTCGCCCCCGTGCTCGTCCCCTCCCTGGTCCCCCTGCTCGATCTCGTCGGAGACCGCCTCCTCGTCGTCCTCGAGCCCGAGCGGGTGCGCCGGCGTGCCGAGGACCTCGTCGCCACGACCGCCGAGTTCCTTGCCGCCGCCTGGACCTCGGCGGCCTCCGGAGGGACCGTCCCAGTCGACCTGTCGGCCGCGGCCTTCGCCCACCTCGCCGAGGCCCGGGCGCTGGCCCTGTCCACCGGCAGGGGCTGGTGGTCGCTCACCTCGCTGGCCGCCTCCCCGGAGGTCGTCGAGCTCGCCCTGACCGACCCTCCCACCTACCGCGGCCAGATGGAGCAGGCCGTGACCGACCTGGGTCGCATGGCCCGCGAGGGCTGGAGCGTCGTCGTGGCCACCGACGGCCCCGGCCCCGGGCGCCGCATGGCCCAGCTGCTCGCCGACGGCGGCGTCCCGGCCCGGATCGTCACCCACCTCGACGAGCCCGCGGACCTGGGGTGGAGCGGACCGGGAGGAGGGGGCGACGGCGTCGTGCGGGTCACGCAGGCCAGCGCCGGGCACGGCTTCGTCTCACAGGGCCTCCACCTGGCCCTCATCGCCGAGTCGGACCTGACCGGTCGGGCCGCCGCAGGTCCGCGCGGGGACAAGGTGCTCCCGGCGCGGCGCTCCCGCAAGAGCGTCGACCCCCTGTCCCTGCGCGCCGGGGACCTCGTCGTCCACGCCCAGCACGGCGTGGGTCGCTTCGTCGAGCTCCTGCGCCGCTCAGTCGGCTCCTCGAAGTCGGAGGCGAGCCGGGAGTACCTCGTCATCGAGTACGCCCCCTCCCGGCGCGGCCAGCCGGGGGACCGGCTCCTCGTGCCCACTGACGCCCTCGACCAGGTGAGCAAGTACGTCGGCGGCGACGCACCCGCCCTCAACCGGATGGGCGGGGCCGACTGGCAGCGGACGAAGTCCAAGGCGCGGACGGCGGTGCGCGAGATCGCCGGAGAGCTCGTGCGTCTCTACGCCGCGCGTGCCGCCACCGTCGGGCACGCCTTCGGCCCCGACACCCCCTGGCAGGCCGAGCTCGAGGAGGCGTTCCCGTACACCGAGACCCCCGACCAGCTGGCCACCATCGACGACGTCAAGGCCGACATGGAGAAGGCGCAGCCCATGGACCGCCTCATCTGCGGCGACGTGGGCTACGGCAAGACCGAGATCGCCGTGCGCGCCGCCTTCAAGGCCGTCCAGGACGGCAAGCAGGTCGCCGTGCTCGTGCCCACCACCCTGCTCGTGGCCCAGCACGCCGAGACCTTCTCCGAGCGCTACGCCGGGTTCCCCGTGCGAGTGGCTCAGCTCTCCCGGTTCCAGACCGAGGCCGAGTCCCAGGAGGTCCTGCGCGGCCTGGCCGACGGCACCATCGACGTGGTCGTGGGCACGCACCGGCTCCTGACCGGGCAGGTGCGCTTCAAGGACCTGGGCCTGGTCGTCATCGACGAGGAGCAGCGCTTCGGGGTCGAGCACAAGGAGACCCTCACCGCGCTGCGCACCGACGTCGACGTCCTGGCCATGTCAGCGACCCCGATCCCTCGCACCCTCGAGATGGCGGTCACCGGGCTGCGGGAGATGTCGACGCTCGCCACGCCTCCTGAGGACCGCCACCCCATCCTCACCTACGTCGGCGCCTACGAGACCAAGCAGGTCGGTGCCGCCATCCGCCGCGAGCTCCTGCGCGACGGTCAGGTCTTCTACGTCCACAACCGGGTCGAGGACATCGACGCCGTCGCCGCCCGTCTCACCGAGCTCGTCCCCGAGGCGCGGGTCGCCACGGCCCACGGGCAGATGGGGGAGTCGCGGCTGGAGTCGGTGATCGACGCCTTCTGGCGCAAGGACATCGACGTGCTCGTGTGCACGACGATCGTCGAGACCGGGCTGGACGTGACCAACGCCAACACCCTCATCGTCGACCGCGCCGACCGGATGGGCCTGTCCCAGCTCCACCAGCTGCGCGGGCGGGTCGGGCGCGGGCGCGAGCGCGCCTACGCCTACTTCCTCTACCCGGCGGACCGGCCGCTGACCGAGACCGCCCTCGAGCGCCTGCGCACCATCGCGACCAACACCGACCTGGGGGCCGGCATGCAGGTGGCCATGAAGGACCTCGAGATCCGCGGCGCCGGCAACCTGCTCGGTGGAGAGCAGTCGGGGCATATCGCAGGAGTCGGCTTCGACCTCTACGTGCGGATGGTCTCCGAGGCCGTCGCCGCCTACAAGAAGGCTCTCAAGGTCACCGACGGCGCCGCGGTCGTGGGGCAGGAGCCCGAGGTCGACGAGGACCTGCGCGTCGAGCTGCCCGTGGACGCCACGATCCCCGAGGACTACGTGCCCCACGAGCGCCTCCGCCTCGAGGCCTACACGAAGTTCGCCGCCGCCCGCTCGGAGGCCGAGGTCGAGGACGTCCTCGATGAGCTCGTCGACCGCTACGGGCCGGTGCCGGACCCCGTGACGCGCCTGGCGGCCCTGGCGCGCCTCAGGTCCCTTGCCGCCGGCCTGGGGGTGCGTGAGATCGTCGCCCAGGGCAAGTCCGTCCGCTTCGCCCCTGTCAGCCTGCCGGAGTCGGGGCGCATGCGTCTGACCCGGCTCTACCCGGGCACCGTCCTCAAGCCCGCGACGCGCACGGTCGTCGTGCCCGCCCCCGGCCGGGCCAGGCTGGGGGGAGGGCCGGTGGAGGGCACCGACCTGCTGCGGTGGGCGGAGGTGTTCCTGCGCGCCGTCGTCGGGGGTCAGACCGAGTACGAGACCGAGGCAACGACATACCGGCGGCGCACCTGA